From Sphingorhabdus sp. SMR4y:
CTCCGACAGCCCGCCCGAGCGCGACCTGCCCTGGTCCGAAGCGGGCATCGAGGGTAGCTGGCGCTTTGTCCAGCGGCTCTGGCGCCTGTTTATATCCGTCGAGTTCGAAACGCTGGAAAATGAAGATGTAAAAGTTCGAAGAAAGCTAAATCAAACTATCAAGGGTGTCGCTGACGACGTGGAAGCCTTGGCCTTTAATAAGGCCGTTGCGAAAATTTTTGAGCTAGTCAATCTCGTAGAAAAAGCAAATCCGTCTGCCGATAAACGAGAAGCGATCAAGGCGCTCGCCCGGATAGTCGCGCCGATGGTGCCGCATATTGCCGAGGAAGCCTGGGCCCTGTTCGGTGAAAGCGGCCTGATCGCCAACGCGCCCTGGCCGGAGGTGGACGAAAGCCTGCTGGTCGATGATGAAGTGACGATCGCGATTCAGGTGCGCGGAAAGTTGCGCGATACGATGACCACGGCCAAGGGCAGCAGCAAGGATCGGCTCGAAGAGCTTGCTCTCGCCTCCGAGAAGGTGCAGCGTAGCCTCGATGGAGCCGCAATAAAGAAGGTAATCGTCGTGCCCGACCGACTGGTCAATATCGTCATATGACATCCCTGATCGCCCGGATCACGCTGGCCGTGACATTGTCGGCGGTGCTGGCCGGCTGCAACCTGCGGCCGCTCTACGCCGGCGGCACGAGCGGTGTGGTCGCGCAGGAGCTGGGCCAGGTCGAGATCGAACCGATTGCCGGCAAGGCAGGCTGGCTGACCCGCAATGCACTGAAGGACCAGCTGGGCGCGTTCGAGGGACAGCAGGCCAAATATCGCCTGACCGTCGCGCTGGAAGACAAGATTGCCGGATTCGGCGTGCGCAGCGATGACCGGATCACCCGCGAACGCAGAACCCTGCGCGCCCGCTATCAACTGGTCCGCATCTCCGATTCCGTGGTCGTTCTCGATGCCACAGCCGGTTCGGATGCCGGCATCGATGTGGTGTCATCGGAATATGCCACGCTGGCCGCCGAAGATACGGCACTGGAAAACCTGGCGACGCGCGTGGCCAACCAGATCGTAACCCGGCTGTCCCTGTTTGCCCGGAATGAGGCCAGCGCGTCGCCGCAGCCATGAAGGCGAAGCCGGAAGAGATTGTCAGGCGTTTTCATGCCGCTCCCGATCAATTTCGACTGGTCCTGCTGTGCGGCCCGAATGTGACCCGCTGCCAGGCGCTGGTCGAGGAGCTGGTCAAACCGCTGGCGCAAAGTGCCGAGCGGGTAGACCTGACAATCAGCGATATTACCGATGGCCCCGCGCGGCTCAACGACGAAGCCAATTCCGCATCGCTGTTCGGCGACAAGCGCTTTCTGGTATTGCGGCTGAACAGCGGCGAAGCGGTCCGCGCGACTGCGGCGATAGACAATCTGCTGGCGAGCGACACCGCCGGCGATCCGGTATTTGTCATCGCACCCGGCATGGGCGACAAAACCGCGCTGGCCAAGACCATTATTGCGGCGCCGGATGCCCTGATCGCAACCTGCTATGAAACGACACCCCAGCAGGCAGCGGCGGAAATCCTGACCATGGCCCAGACCGAAGGCCTGCGACTGAGCCGGGAAATGGCCCAGGAAATCGCGGCCCTGACCAGCAATGATCTGGTTCTGGCCCGTCTGGAAGTCGAAAAAATCGCGCTCTACCTGGATGCGTCAGCGGATAATCCGATGACCCCGGAAGCGGATATTCTGCTTCTGCTCGGTGCCGAGAATGACGAAGAGGATATCAACCTGCTGATCCACGCCGCACTCAATGGCGATGCAGCGCGGCTGGCACGGGAAATCGCCGCTACCCGCGCGCAGGGTATCAGCGAAATCGGCCTGATCCGGATCATGCTCCGGCATCTTGCCAAGCTCGCGGAATTGCGCAGCAAGGTGGAC
This genomic window contains:
- the lptE gene encoding LPS assembly lipoprotein LptE, giving the protein MTSLIARITLAVTLSAVLAGCNLRPLYAGGTSGVVAQELGQVEIEPIAGKAGWLTRNALKDQLGAFEGQQAKYRLTVALEDKIAGFGVRSDDRITRERRTLRARYQLVRISDSVVVLDATAGSDAGIDVVSSEYATLAAEDTALENLATRVANQIVTRLSLFARNEASASPQP
- the holA gene encoding DNA polymerase III subunit delta, coding for MKAKPEEIVRRFHAAPDQFRLVLLCGPNVTRCQALVEELVKPLAQSAERVDLTISDITDGPARLNDEANSASLFGDKRFLVLRLNSGEAVRATAAIDNLLASDTAGDPVFVIAPGMGDKTALAKTIIAAPDALIATCYETTPQQAAAEILTMAQTEGLRLSREMAQEIAALTSNDLVLARLEVEKIALYLDASADNPMTPEADILLLLGAENDEEDINLLIHAALNGDAARLAREIAATRAQGISEIGLIRIMLRHLAKLAELRSKVDKGGNVDSVASHPSVFFKEQKHFKRQLRIWSSAHIARLIERILQLEIVMKSSGQPDQVLLEEELLLIARKAASGR